A section of the Streptomyces sp. V3I8 genome encodes:
- a CDS encoding alkene reductase: MSTTDLNPLWQPVRAGDIRLPHRLAMAPMTRGRSTAEGVPTELNAEYYAQRASNALIITEGTQPSADGQGYLLTPGVHSEEQVAGWRKVTDAVHAADGRIVVQLMHVGRIAHPDNTPHGRQPVAPSPVRPAGMMFTASGPHEMPRPRALSTQEVAATVEDHRRAAAGAVAAGADGVEIHGANGYLVHQFLSSNANERTDRYGGPVDHRIRFAVEVAAAVADEIGAGRTGIRLSPGNPYNDIREDDTHELYPALVRALAPLDLAYLHLVHTGDEQLLDTLRSLWPGTLVLNRAGADLPTRAKDIADGRADLVTVGAQALANPDLVERVRSGAPLNTPDPATFYSGGETGYTDYPTRHHA, translated from the coding sequence ATGTCCACCACCGACTTGAACCCCCTGTGGCAGCCCGTCCGCGCCGGGGACATCCGACTGCCGCACCGGCTGGCCATGGCCCCGATGACGCGCGGCCGCAGCACCGCGGAAGGTGTACCGACCGAGCTGAACGCCGAGTACTACGCCCAGCGTGCCTCGAACGCGCTCATCATCACCGAGGGCACCCAGCCGTCCGCCGACGGGCAGGGCTACCTGCTGACGCCCGGTGTCCACAGCGAGGAACAGGTGGCCGGGTGGCGCAAGGTCACCGACGCGGTGCATGCCGCCGACGGGCGCATCGTCGTCCAGTTGATGCACGTCGGGCGCATCGCCCACCCCGACAACACCCCGCACGGACGGCAGCCGGTTGCACCCTCCCCGGTGCGCCCGGCGGGCATGATGTTCACCGCGTCCGGACCGCACGAGATGCCGCGGCCCCGGGCACTGTCCACGCAGGAGGTCGCCGCGACCGTCGAGGACCACCGCCGCGCCGCCGCGGGCGCGGTCGCAGCCGGCGCCGACGGCGTGGAGATCCACGGGGCCAACGGCTACCTCGTCCACCAGTTCCTCTCCTCCAACGCCAACGAGCGCACCGACCGCTACGGCGGTCCGGTCGACCACCGCATCCGCTTCGCCGTCGAGGTCGCCGCCGCCGTCGCCGACGAGATCGGCGCGGGCCGTACCGGCATCCGCCTGTCGCCCGGCAACCCGTACAACGACATCCGCGAGGACGACACACACGAGCTGTACCCGGCGCTGGTACGCGCCCTCGCACCGCTGGATCTGGCCTACCTGCACCTGGTCCACACAGGCGACGAGCAACTGCTGGACACCCTGCGGTCGCTGTGGCCGGGCACGCTGGTCCTGAACCGCGCGGGCGCCGACCTCCCCACCCGCGCCAAGGACATCGCCGACGGCCGGGCCGACCTCGTCACCGTCGGCGCGCAGGCGCTGGCCAACCCCGACCTGGTCGAGCGGGTACGCTCTGGAGCGCCGCTGAACACGCCGGACCCGGCCACCTTCTACAGCGGCGGCGAAACCGGGTACACCGACTACCCCACCCGCCACCATGCCTGA
- a CDS encoding MarR family winged helix-turn-helix transcriptional regulator: protein MNDPASRPPGTAHDGRLSYAIFQLARAHRGHAATMLRSMNLHPGQELLLMQLFDRDGQTQSELLEAVGLDHSTVSKSLRRMQDAGLLTREPAAHDRRVMVVHLTDAGRALREPIADMWRTLEEISVQGLTAEQIETFTTTAYAIEQSVKDRGQQVPSGESRL from the coding sequence ATGAACGACCCCGCCTCCAGGCCCCCCGGCACGGCGCACGACGGTCGCCTCAGCTACGCCATCTTCCAACTCGCCCGCGCACACCGCGGCCACGCCGCCACCATGCTCCGCAGCATGAACCTGCACCCGGGACAGGAACTGCTGCTCATGCAGCTCTTCGACCGCGACGGCCAGACCCAGTCCGAACTCCTGGAAGCCGTCGGCCTCGACCACTCCACCGTCTCCAAGTCGCTGCGCCGCATGCAGGACGCCGGACTTCTCACCCGGGAACCCGCCGCACACGACCGGCGCGTCATGGTCGTCCACCTCACCGACGCCGGACGCGCCCTGCGCGAGCCCATCGCGGACATGTGGCGGACCCTGGAGGAGATCTCCGTACAGGGCCTGACGGCGGAGCAGATCGAGACGTTCACCACGACCGCGTACGCGATCGAGCAGTCGGTCAAGGACCGCGGTCAGCAGGTTCCGTCAGGCGAGTCCCGGCTGTGA
- a CDS encoding SDR family oxidoreductase translates to MARTQPDITVPDLSGKRAVVTGASDGVGLGLAVRLAAAGAEVVMPVRNPRKGEAAVAQIRERHPEAVLSLRELDLSSLGSVAALGAMFRGEDRPIHILVNNAGVMTPPGRQTTADGFELQFGSNHLGHFALVAHLLPLLRAGHAVVTSQISISANANANAINWDDLNWERSYRGSRAYSQSKIAFGLFGLELDRRSRAGGWGITSNLAHPGIAPTSLLAARPEVGRTKDTAGVRAIRVLARGGLLGTVGTALLPALLAATSPDARGGRLYGPSGLGHLSGAPAEQAVYSRLRSEEDAERIWRISEDLTRTSIPAREDSHADSGSKSASGSSSGSGSGSGSTDPGGRRPR, encoded by the coding sequence ATGGCACGCACACAGCCGGACATCACGGTTCCCGACCTCTCGGGGAAACGCGCCGTGGTCACCGGCGCCAGCGACGGTGTCGGACTGGGCCTCGCGGTCCGCCTCGCCGCTGCCGGTGCCGAGGTCGTCATGCCCGTCCGGAACCCCCGTAAGGGTGAGGCAGCGGTCGCGCAGATCAGAGAGCGGCACCCGGAAGCGGTCCTGTCCCTGCGCGAGCTCGACCTGTCGTCACTGGGCTCGGTCGCCGCGCTGGGAGCCATGTTTCGCGGCGAGGACCGTCCGATCCACATCCTCGTCAACAACGCCGGTGTGATGACTCCCCCGGGCCGGCAGACCACCGCAGACGGGTTCGAGCTGCAGTTCGGCAGCAACCACCTGGGCCACTTCGCCCTGGTGGCACACCTGTTGCCCCTCCTGCGCGCGGGACACGCGGTCGTGACCTCGCAGATCAGCATCAGCGCGAACGCGAACGCGAACGCCATCAACTGGGACGACCTGAACTGGGAACGGTCCTACAGAGGCAGCCGGGCGTACAGCCAGTCCAAGATCGCGTTCGGTCTGTTCGGGCTCGAACTGGACCGACGCAGCCGAGCCGGGGGCTGGGGAATCACCAGCAACCTCGCCCACCCCGGCATCGCCCCCACCAGTCTCCTGGCCGCGCGCCCCGAGGTCGGCCGGACGAAGGACACCGCCGGGGTGCGTGCCATCCGCGTGCTCGCCCGCGGCGGCCTCCTCGGGACGGTCGGGACCGCGCTGCTCCCGGCCCTGCTGGCCGCCACCTCGCCGGACGCACGCGGCGGCCGCCTCTACGGTCCCAGCGGCCTCGGGCACCTGTCGGGCGCGCCCGCCGAACAGGCCGTCTACTCCCGGCTCCGCAGCGAGGAGGACGCCGAACGCATCTGGCGGATCTCCGAGGACCTGACCCGCACCTCCATCCCGGCCCGCGAGGATTCCCACGCCGACTCGGGATCGAAATCGGCTTCGGGTTCGAGTTCGGGTTCGGGTTCGGGTTCGGGTTCGACAGATCCTGGCGGTCGTCGGCCTCGGTGA
- a CDS encoding SDR family NAD(P)-dependent oxidoreductase, producing the protein MGTLEGRTAVVTGGGTRGIGRATAARLVAEGAHVFITGRREAELKEAVESIGSAVTAVPGDITDAADLDRLYDAVREHGQGLDVLFANAATASFATLEQITGEDFDRVFAVNVKGTLLTVQKALPLLNDGASVILNASSAADHGTPAFGAYAASKAAVRSFARTWANELSSRGVRVNAISPGPIDTSGITELVGEENAAAFKAKLGAEVAIGRIGRPEEVAAAVAFLASADSSYMMGANLYVDGGENQI; encoded by the coding sequence ATGGGAACACTCGAAGGCAGGACGGCCGTCGTCACGGGCGGCGGGACACGAGGGATCGGCCGGGCCACCGCCGCACGGCTGGTCGCCGAGGGGGCGCACGTGTTCATCACCGGGCGACGTGAGGCCGAGCTGAAGGAGGCGGTGGAGTCCATCGGTTCCGCGGTCACCGCGGTGCCGGGCGACATCACGGACGCGGCCGACCTGGACCGCCTGTACGACGCGGTGCGCGAGCACGGGCAGGGCCTGGACGTGCTGTTCGCCAACGCGGCCACCGCCTCGTTCGCGACGCTGGAGCAGATCACCGGCGAGGACTTCGACCGCGTCTTCGCGGTCAACGTCAAGGGAACACTGCTGACCGTGCAGAAGGCACTGCCGCTCCTCAACGACGGAGCCTCGGTGATCCTGAACGCCTCCAGCGCCGCCGACCACGGCACACCGGCGTTCGGCGCGTACGCGGCGTCCAAGGCCGCCGTCCGGTCCTTCGCGCGGACCTGGGCCAACGAACTCAGCAGCCGGGGCGTTCGTGTCAACGCGATCTCGCCCGGGCCGATCGACACCTCCGGCATCACCGAACTCGTCGGCGAGGAGAACGCGGCCGCCTTCAAGGCGAAACTCGGCGCCGAGGTCGCGATCGGCCGGATCGGACGACCGGAGGAGGTCGCCGCGGCGGTCGCCTTCCTCGCCTCCGCGGACAGCAGCTACATGATGGGCGCCAACCTGTACGTCGACGGCGGTGAGAACCAGATCTGA
- a CDS encoding TetR/AcrR family transcriptional regulator, with the protein MRGVEATGRAPIGRPRGFDTEEALQRAMVVFWEHGYDGVSLTDLTRAMGITKTSMYAAFGNKEDLFRKALERYAEGPASYSASALRETTARDVAAAYLAGSVRASTQDGCPAGCLGVQGFLAAGHLGPSAADALAAWRNDNRAHLRDRFRRAVDEGDLPAGTDPDTLARYLMTMANGIAVQAATGATRDELQRVADAALHNWPPA; encoded by the coding sequence ATGCGAGGTGTGGAAGCTACGGGTAGGGCGCCGATCGGCCGGCCGCGAGGGTTCGACACCGAAGAGGCCCTGCAGCGGGCCATGGTCGTCTTCTGGGAACACGGCTACGACGGCGTCAGCCTGACCGATCTGACCCGCGCCATGGGAATCACCAAGACCAGCATGTACGCGGCCTTCGGCAACAAGGAGGACCTCTTCCGAAAGGCCCTGGAGCGCTACGCCGAGGGCCCCGCCTCCTACAGCGCCAGCGCACTGCGGGAGACCACCGCCAGGGACGTGGCCGCCGCCTACCTGGCCGGCTCCGTCCGGGCCTCCACCCAGGACGGCTGTCCCGCCGGCTGTCTCGGTGTCCAGGGCTTCCTGGCTGCGGGCCACCTCGGACCGAGCGCCGCTGACGCGCTCGCCGCATGGCGCAACGACAACCGGGCGCACCTTCGTGACCGCTTCCGGCGGGCCGTCGACGAAGGCGACCTGCCTGCCGGCACCGACCCGGACACCCTCGCCCGCTACCTCATGACCATGGCGAACGGCATCGCGGTCCAGGCGGCCACGGGCGCCACCCGCGACGAACTCCAGCGGGTCGCGGACGCCGCCCTCCACAACTGGCCACCCGCCTGA
- a CDS encoding LacI family DNA-binding transcriptional regulator encodes MKRPTLEVVAARAGVSKSSVSRVINGETTVAPQIRDVVMRAVDELGYVPNGAARNLVTRRTDTLAVVVSDPPQGVVSDDPLFSAVVRAVSRELETAGKRLVLMLAESDQSRTRVVQYIAGGHVDGVLLVALHGTDPLPAALARQGLPVVSFNRTSAQDVPYVALDNAGGAALAVHHLLERGRRRIATITGPLELYEARERLDGYRRTLRDTGRRSIVALGDFTRVSGAEAMHQLLEDDPDLDAVFAANDLMAIGALRTLHRAGRRVPEDVAVVGFDDIEAASYTSPALTSVRSPMADQATAAVHLLLSLIDGGPTSPVIMPNELVVREST; translated from the coding sequence ATGAAACGTCCCACTCTCGAAGTGGTCGCCGCCCGGGCGGGCGTGTCCAAATCAAGCGTCTCCCGCGTCATCAACGGCGAGACGACGGTCGCCCCGCAGATCCGGGACGTCGTCATGCGGGCCGTGGACGAACTGGGCTACGTGCCCAACGGGGCGGCACGCAACCTCGTCACCCGCCGCACGGACACCCTCGCCGTGGTGGTCTCCGACCCGCCTCAGGGGGTCGTCTCCGACGATCCCCTCTTCTCCGCCGTGGTCCGCGCCGTCAGCAGAGAGCTGGAGACAGCGGGCAAGCGGCTCGTGCTCATGCTCGCGGAATCGGACCAGAGCCGGACCAGAGTGGTGCAGTACATCGCCGGCGGGCATGTGGACGGCGTGCTCCTGGTCGCCCTGCACGGTACGGATCCGCTGCCGGCCGCGCTGGCCCGGCAGGGGCTGCCCGTCGTGTCCTTCAACCGCACCTCCGCACAGGACGTCCCGTACGTGGCCCTGGACAACGCCGGCGGAGCCGCACTGGCCGTGCACCATCTCCTGGAGCGCGGCCGGCGCCGGATCGCCACCATCACCGGCCCGCTCGAACTCTACGAGGCGCGTGAGCGTCTCGACGGCTACCGCAGGACGCTGCGTGACACCGGCCGTCGCTCCATCGTGGCGCTGGGCGACTTCACCAGGGTCTCCGGCGCCGAAGCCATGCACCAGCTCCTGGAGGACGATCCCGACCTCGATGCCGTGTTCGCGGCCAACGACCTGATGGCGATCGGAGCCCTGCGCACCCTCCATCGAGCGGGCCGACGCGTCCCCGAAGACGTGGCGGTCGTCGGCTTCGACGACATAGAAGCCGCGTCCTACACCAGCCCCGCGCTCACCTCGGTGCGCAGTCCGATGGCCGACCAGGCGACCGCCGCCGTCCACCTGCTGCTCAGCCTGATCGACGGCGGTCCCACGAGCCCGGTGATCATGCCGAACGAACTCGTGGTGCGCGAATCGACCTGA
- a CDS encoding discoidin domain-containing protein: MQPPLRRFGLFLALVASLLAFIALPAPAAQAAEVLLSQGKTATASSTEGVFSARSAVDGDPGTRWSSAFADPQWIQVDLGASAEISRVVLNWEAAYGTAFRIETSADAQRWTVVHQTATGTGGTQSLAVSGTGRYVRMYGTQRATAYGYSLWEFQVYGTAGGSGGDTGRLLSYGRPGAASSSQSDQNCWECTPTRAFDRDPASRWATSPTTGWTDPGWISIDLGATAQIDKVVLQWDPAYAKSFQIQVSPNGTDWTPIYSTTSGTGFKQTLAVSGTGRYVRMYGTQRATAYGYSLWEFQVYGTGGDPIPAPPLPSDPANPPRLVWSDDFDGAAGSRPDSSKWRADPGTGPNNELEYYTDHRNAALDGSGHLVMEARKEATAGSSCPSDPLSGSTTCQYTSARMNTGATFQFTYGRVEARIKVPKGNGLWPAFWMMGADFLTGRPWPYNGEVDIMEILGKDVKTAYSTVHAPAYNGGGGIGAPYTLPGNADYSDDFHTWVADWNSKGITYSLDGRTVFSLDKDQVEQTRGPWIFDHPHYMILNLAVGGDWPGPTDASTPFPAKMIVDHVRVYQ, translated from the coding sequence GTGCAACCGCCGCTGCGCCGCTTCGGTTTATTCCTTGCCCTCGTGGCCTCACTGCTCGCCTTCATCGCTCTTCCCGCTCCTGCCGCTCAGGCGGCGGAGGTCCTGCTCTCCCAGGGAAAGACCGCCACAGCCTCGAGCACCGAGGGAGTCTTCAGCGCCCGGAGCGCCGTCGACGGCGACCCCGGGACGCGGTGGTCCAGCGCCTTCGCCGATCCGCAGTGGATACAGGTCGACCTCGGGGCGAGTGCCGAGATCAGCCGGGTCGTCCTCAACTGGGAAGCCGCCTACGGCACCGCGTTCAGGATCGAGACATCGGCCGACGCGCAGAGGTGGACCGTCGTCCACCAGACGGCCACGGGTACGGGCGGCACCCAGAGTCTGGCCGTCTCCGGCACCGGCCGCTATGTGCGCATGTACGGCACGCAGCGCGCCACCGCCTACGGCTACTCGCTGTGGGAGTTCCAGGTGTACGGCACCGCCGGCGGTTCTGGTGGTGACACCGGCAGACTGCTCTCCTACGGCAGGCCGGGCGCGGCTTCTTCCTCCCAGAGCGACCAGAACTGCTGGGAGTGCACGCCGACCAGGGCTTTCGACCGGGATCCGGCCTCCCGCTGGGCCACGAGCCCCACCACGGGATGGACCGATCCGGGCTGGATCTCCATCGATCTCGGCGCGACGGCACAGATCGACAAGGTCGTCCTGCAGTGGGATCCCGCCTACGCCAAGTCCTTCCAGATCCAGGTCTCGCCGAACGGAACCGACTGGACGCCGATCTATTCGACCACGTCCGGCACGGGCTTCAAGCAGACGCTGGCCGTCTCCGGCACCGGCCGCTATGTGCGCATGTACGGCACGCAGCGCGCCACCGCCTACGGCTACTCGCTGTGGGAGTTCCAGGTGTACGGCACCGGTGGCGATCCGATACCCGCTCCGCCCCTGCCGAGTGACCCCGCGAATCCGCCACGACTGGTGTGGAGCGACGATTTCGACGGTGCCGCGGGCAGCAGGCCCGACTCCTCGAAGTGGAGGGCCGATCCGGGCACCGGGCCGAACAACGAGCTGGAGTACTACACCGACCATCGCAACGCCGCACTGGACGGGTCGGGGCACCTGGTGATGGAGGCACGCAAGGAGGCCACCGCGGGATCGTCGTGCCCGAGCGACCCGCTGAGCGGCAGCACCACCTGCCAGTACACCTCGGCGCGGATGAACACCGGCGCGACGTTCCAGTTCACCTACGGGCGCGTCGAAGCACGCATCAAGGTGCCCAAGGGCAACGGTCTGTGGCCCGCGTTCTGGATGATGGGCGCCGACTTCCTGACGGGCCGGCCGTGGCCGTACAACGGCGAGGTCGACATCATGGAAATCCTCGGCAAGGACGTGAAGACCGCCTACTCGACCGTCCACGCGCCCGCCTACAACGGCGGAGGCGGAATCGGCGCGCCGTACACACTGCCCGGGAACGCCGACTACTCCGACGACTTCCACACCTGGGTCGCCGACTGGAACAGCAAGGGCATCACCTACAGCCTGGACGGCCGGACCGTCTTCTCCCTCGACAAGGACCAGGTGGAGCAGACACGCGGACCGTGGATCTTCGACCACCCCCACTACATGATCCTCAACCTGGCGGTCGGAGGTGACTGGCCGGGCCCGACAGACGCCAGTACCCCCTTCCCCGCCAAGATGATCGTCGACCACGTGCGGGTCTACCAGTAG
- a CDS encoding DUF1996 domain-containing protein codes for MRRHPVHLYTLLVSALVVVLTAALSLTVSAPKAQAATVTVQAESYAAQSGVALEATADTGGGQNAAFLADGDWMRFDNVDLGVAGRMTVSARIASAVGSGTVELRTTSATGPLLAVVPVSPTGGWQNWATRATEVTTHPTGAQTVFAVLRGTTPGDFVNINWFSFVGEGGGAEAGWVPVDQAKWNAQLTQFRAMTPAAVPAGVVRVPEFNATCTYSHSKPDDPIVLPGLPGASHMHSFFGNKSTDAFSTTQSLLANVPTSCTPANDLSAYWIPTLYEGDRAVEPEGMIVYYGSRLSDPSATVPFPQGFRMIAGSAKTQTPTPAGSPGQFWCAGEGGEIGRSADGNWPRCAPKAHLTHQLVFPDCWDGKNLDSPDHKSHVAFTYDGKCSGAYPVAIPNLSFVTSYPTSGSTEGFRLASGMASSIHGDFFNAWDNAALGHRVKDCLTQKAKCNSAGTF; via the coding sequence ATGCGCAGACATCCCGTCCATCTGTACACACTGTTGGTGAGCGCTCTGGTGGTCGTGCTGACCGCTGCCCTGAGCCTGACCGTCTCGGCCCCGAAGGCGCAGGCCGCGACGGTCACCGTCCAGGCCGAATCCTATGCAGCCCAGTCGGGCGTCGCGCTGGAGGCGACCGCGGACACCGGAGGCGGACAGAACGCCGCGTTCCTCGCCGACGGCGACTGGATGCGCTTCGACAACGTCGACCTCGGCGTGGCCGGCCGGATGACGGTGTCGGCCCGGATCGCTTCCGCGGTCGGCTCGGGCACCGTGGAACTGCGTACCACCAGCGCGACCGGACCGCTGCTCGCCGTCGTACCGGTCTCCCCGACCGGCGGCTGGCAGAACTGGGCGACCCGGGCCACCGAGGTCACCACCCACCCCACCGGCGCACAGACGGTGTTCGCCGTGCTGCGCGGCACGACACCGGGCGACTTCGTCAACATCAACTGGTTCTCCTTCGTCGGCGAGGGGGGCGGCGCGGAGGCCGGGTGGGTCCCCGTCGACCAGGCCAAGTGGAACGCCCAGCTGACGCAGTTCCGCGCGATGACGCCGGCCGCGGTGCCCGCCGGTGTGGTCCGCGTCCCGGAGTTCAACGCCACCTGCACCTACAGTCACTCCAAGCCGGACGACCCCATCGTCCTGCCGGGCCTTCCCGGCGCGTCCCACATGCACAGCTTCTTCGGCAACAAGAGCACCGACGCGTTCTCCACGACCCAGTCGCTGCTGGCCAACGTGCCGACCAGCTGCACCCCTGCCAACGACCTCTCGGCGTACTGGATCCCCACCCTCTACGAGGGCGACAGGGCCGTCGAACCCGAAGGCATGATCGTCTACTACGGCTCCCGGCTCTCCGACCCCTCGGCGACCGTGCCGTTCCCGCAGGGGTTCCGCATGATCGCGGGTAGCGCCAAGACACAGACGCCCACCCCGGCGGGCTCACCGGGCCAGTTCTGGTGCGCGGGCGAGGGCGGTGAGATCGGCCGCAGCGCCGACGGCAACTGGCCGCGCTGCGCGCCGAAAGCCCACCTCACCCACCAGCTCGTCTTCCCCGACTGCTGGGACGGCAAGAACCTCGACAGTCCCGACCACAAGTCGCACGTGGCGTTCACCTACGACGGCAAGTGCAGCGGCGCCTACCCCGTCGCCATCCCCAACCTCTCCTTCGTCACCAGTTACCCGACCAGCGGCAGCACCGAAGGCTTCCGGCTGGCCTCGGGCATGGCATCGTCCATCCACGGTGACTTCTTCAACGCCTGGGACAACGCCGCTCTCGGGCACCGCGTGAAGGACTGCCTCACCCAGAAGGCCAAATGCAACTCCGCCGGCACGTTCTGA
- a CDS encoding DUF305 domain-containing protein, with amino-acid sequence MALSAVGCTAQPAAGTPPTAGASQASAFNATDTAWILLMIPMTERARALTDLAPSRTADPALTAVAAKTGAKLRQDLRRLRAVLRLSGVPDTHPHEGHDMPGMVSPGTLEKAAGTNGRTFDRILTDALRAHLAQSRMLCAGERTQGRAGKAKELAAAIAKNTAEQNSWLDGLRPAQPAEPGAETTRSGGGELHEGRASRTVAASWAVRPGRR; translated from the coding sequence ATGGCGCTGTCGGCTGTCGGCTGCACCGCGCAGCCGGCAGCCGGTACGCCGCCGACAGCCGGCGCGTCGCAGGCATCGGCCTTCAACGCGACCGACACCGCCTGGATCCTGTTGATGATCCCCATGACCGAGCGTGCGCGGGCCCTGACCGATCTGGCACCCTCCCGCACGGCGGACCCGGCCCTGACGGCGGTGGCGGCGAAGACCGGAGCGAAACTGCGCCAGGACCTGCGCCGCCTGCGTGCCGTGCTGCGGCTCTCGGGCGTCCCCGACACCCATCCCCACGAAGGGCACGACATGCCGGGCATGGTCAGCCCCGGCACCCTGGAGAAGGCGGCCGGCACGAACGGCCGTACGTTCGACCGTATCCTCACCGACGCGCTGCGCGCCCACCTCGCACAGTCCCGGATGCTCTGCGCCGGCGAGCGCACCCAGGGCCGGGCCGGCAAGGCGAAGGAACTGGCCGCGGCCATCGCGAAGAACACCGCCGAACAGAACTCCTGGCTGGACGGACTGCGCCCGGCGCAGCCCGCCGAGCCCGGCGCAGAGACCACCCGCAGCGGTGGAGGCGAGCTCCACGAGGGGAGGGCATCCCGAACGGTCGCGGCGTCATGGGCAGTTCGGCCCGGACGGCGCTGA
- a CDS encoding alpha/beta hydrolase encodes MSDAVEPVVPVLEPAAAAFAEATANPPYLFDLAPAEGRKAVDEVQSGEIDKPAVDEEWITVSGGPTGSVRVRIVRPAGAGGPLPVILYIHGAGWVFGNAHTHDRLVRELAVGAGAAVVFPEYDLSPEARYPVAIEQNYTVARWIVEQGASKELDGGRLAVAGDSVGGNMTAALTLMAKERGDVALVQQVLFYPVTDASFDTGSYHQFAEGYFLRRDGMQWFWDQYTTDEKQRAEITASPLRATTEQLTGLPPALVVTGEADVLRDEGEAYANKLREAGVPVTAVRFQGVIHDFVMLNALRETHGAEAAIGLAVSTLRTALAAR; translated from the coding sequence ATGTCCGACGCCGTGGAACCCGTGGTACCCGTACTCGAGCCGGCGGCAGCCGCCTTCGCCGAGGCGACCGCGAATCCTCCGTACCTGTTCGACCTGGCGCCCGCCGAGGGCCGCAAGGCCGTCGACGAGGTCCAGTCCGGCGAGATCGACAAGCCGGCGGTGGACGAGGAGTGGATCACCGTCTCCGGCGGCCCCACGGGCAGCGTCCGCGTACGGATCGTCCGGCCCGCCGGTGCCGGGGGACCGCTGCCGGTGATCCTCTACATCCACGGTGCGGGCTGGGTGTTCGGCAACGCGCACACCCATGACCGGCTCGTGCGCGAGCTCGCCGTCGGTGCGGGCGCCGCCGTGGTCTTCCCGGAGTACGACCTCTCCCCCGAGGCCCGCTACCCCGTGGCCATCGAGCAGAACTACACGGTCGCCCGCTGGATCGTCGAGCAGGGCGCGTCCAAGGAACTGGACGGCGGCCGGCTGGCGGTGGCGGGCGACTCGGTCGGCGGCAACATGACCGCGGCCCTGACCCTGATGGCCAAGGAGCGCGGTGACGTGGCGCTCGTCCAGCAGGTGTTGTTCTACCCGGTCACCGACGCCTCCTTCGACACCGGCTCCTACCACCAGTTCGCCGAGGGCTACTTCCTGCGCCGCGACGGCATGCAGTGGTTCTGGGACCAGTACACGACCGACGAGAAGCAGCGCGCCGAGATCACCGCCTCCCCGCTGCGCGCCACCACCGAGCAGCTCACCGGCCTGCCCCCGGCCCTGGTCGTCACCGGTGAGGCCGACGTCCTGCGCGACGAGGGCGAGGCGTACGCCAACAAGCTCCGCGAAGCCGGCGTCCCCGTCACCGCCGTGCGTTTCCAGGGCGTCATCCACGACTTCGTGATGCTCAACGCGCTGCGCGAGACCCACGGTGCGGAGGCCGCCATCGGCCTGGCCGTCAGCACCCTCCGTACGGCTCTCGCCGCCCGCTGA